DNA from Calypte anna isolate BGI_N300 chromosome 6, bCalAnn1_v1.p, whole genome shotgun sequence:
ttggaaatctGCGAGACAGGAATTTTAGTAAGGTACTAAATTATTCTTtgtatgcatattttttttgcttcttagtCTGTTAAAACAGCGAGGTAtgatttgaaagcaaaaattctTGCATTCTCAAATTTTCCCTTTCAAGGATAAGTTGACCTAGGTTAATCACATGTTAATGGTACTGGATGTATTAAATCATTAAGAATTGTCAGAAGTGAtagtatttaattaaaagcaacagaattattttatcttctgaGAAGGTGAGGATACGAAGAGTATAGCTCTCctataaaaagaaagcatcaaaACTCAAGCCAtgtcacagaaggaaaagcacaatGTAAAAATCCATGGGGAAGCTCAGAAAATATCAAGTTGAAATGAGATTTGCTATCTGGTAACTGGCTATGTCATCCTCCATCCTCAAAGCAAGTCACTTGTGATGAAGTGTTACTGGTGAACCTTTTAGACTGTTTCACCAAGGAAAACAGTTTGCAGCTATAAATTAACTGAGGACACCAGTCTGTAAAGAAAGTCAGAGTCTCCAACTAAGAGAAATGGCAACACACACAGTTAACACGCTAAAAGCCAGTGTGAGGTTAGCCATAGGTCACATTACCATTGTGCCTGTCAGGGTAACATTGGGCTTTGGAAACATTCCAAGGAAGGGTATTCATGGAGGAGCTTTAGGACAGTGCTCCAATTTCAGCTATAGAGCACACAAATAACCTTGGgtttttatgaggaaaaaagagcTACACAACAACAGGTTTGGACATAcaactttgaaaataattgtgAAACATTGAGAAAACAGAATCTGGCTAGAAACACAGGAGGGATGGAAACATTAGTGTCGCgatgaggaagaaggagacGCTTAATATAAGAATCCACCAAACTCGTTTATTGTATTCCAAGTTCAGGTTAATATACTCTTGTTAATTAGCTCATACATATTGCAAAAGCTGAGCTCATGATTGGTGCATTAATTTGAAAGTTAGTTTCATTCTCTGTGGaaacattagaaataaaaaggtaGATTTGCATGCTGTTAGTAGGAATAATAGAGAAATCCACAGAAGCGGGGCAACTGCTAAGGGAAAAGTAGGTTGGACTAAGAGGATGGTAAGATAAGGAGAAAGTCTCATACTGTAAGTGACTGGTCAAGGAGTTACAAGGAAAGCAATGTTTAGTAGTGTGAGATGCAGCACAGGGTGTTAGGATGGAGGATGTACTCAGCACCATGAAAACAAGTTGGAAACATCATCTGGCGAGCAAGGTTTACAGACGTTAACAGACGTTTGTGAGAAGAACTTATGAGGGTGAAATGTGGGAAAGCCTGAGAGAAGCAAGTGTAATCTAATCTAGAGAAGCAGAACTTGGTAGATAGGTGCCTCTGACATTCAGGAGTGTCGAAGACACAGGGTGATATCTGAGGGCAGTGCAGTGCACTGGCTAGCTTTCTGGAGAGAaccatttttgcctttttaaggAAAGtaagcagagaagcaggagaaacCGAGGAGGTAACGAAAGCATCTGAGAGAAATAGATGTAAGCAAGCATTTATCCATAGTCTGTAAGGAGCACTGGGATTAGCAAGAAGGCACCAGTAGTTTATTTTCAACAGACAAGGTAATGGGTTTAATCAAATATAATGGAAAATACCTGAGCAGGATCTAAATGACCTTGAGAGTTCATGGAAAACTGCTCATGTCTAGTTCCATATGTGGCTCTTGGCCCAATTGCCACTGTTTGCATTGCAGGCCTTCCCCATTAGCCTCTCCATCACACTTCAATAGGTTCTGTTTGTGGTTGCCTCAATCACTTTGCCACCCTCTTAGACAAGAAGTTTGACATGCAACAGGCACAGACATAAAAATGTAGGCAGCAACAGGGTGATACGAAAATTAGTATTCCTGGAAAAATGGATAATTAATATTACAGCCTGATTCATCTTAATTTCATTTGGAGGAGGAATTAATTAATCTTAATAGGACCACAGAGGCattacaaatgttttctttccatcaaGAGAAGTCTTCATTGAACAATGTTTAATCCATCATTCTCATAAAACACAGCAATATTTCTCACTGGCCGTGACACTGTTATTTTCCAGGTCCTtgcaattattttctgttaagGGCcagattttgtttggtttattaaTATGAGTACTCCCATGACTGTGGAAAAAGCTATTTTCTTGAACAAGGCATTGGTTATGACCTTTTGCACatacaaacaaatattttttgcaaatgTTTACTGTATCTCCAGCATTAATAGTCCCTGTTTCCAGTGACATGGTCTCTTTGTGAAAGGTTCCCACCTTTGATACAAACAATCAATGGGAGTTTTCACATTAAAACATCAGTAATGCCTTTCAGGAGGAGGAAACCTTTTCTAACAACAAACACACTTATAAAGGAGTGGTTTGATGGGATCTTCAGTGAGATGGGGTGACGTGTGTAAGCATAAGTAGGTCCAGCATTCACATATGCTTTGAGTCTTTCTGGTATTCCTCTACCATTATTCCAACCACACCATGGTTCCCACAGATGCAGGGCAGAAAAGTCTGTTCACAGTCTAGCTGGAGGAGTAAAATGCATATTCATCAGCTAAAAccttttctgtttaattttgaCCTCAGTGAAAATTATTAtccaagaaaacagagagaggaaCATTAACAATAATTTTCATCTCAATTATTGAGAAATATAATTTGTAAATGATTACTGAAAAGATTCTTAGAAAATTTATGATAATGGTCTTTATTACAATACTTCATATTATAAATTGTACTATTCTTTCTCTTTATTACATTTACACTGAAGCCTCCTTCGTTTGTCACAAAGAGTTAAAATCTGTAAGAGAATTTAAGAGCCTTTCAGTATTTTGGCACAGCAGTTTTAGCTCAGCTATCATCTAGATATTAATGTAGTCATCTCTCTTTAGTCTCAATGAATTGCTATAAAAATGTCAAACAGTTAGATTAAATTGGCCAACATAGCGTGGTTTGATTGAGTACAGATGTGGGCCATGTCCCTTGGAATCATACTgatgaagaagcagaaaggcTTGTAGAACTCCAGTTCAAATTTATTCCAATATACGTACCATTTAAGTTTCTAATCTCTGTACTTAAAATACTAATAAccaaaaaatgttaaatagaTATTTTCAGCTGGAATAGAAGTCAATGTCATTCAGGACAAATACTAATGAACTCtgttggagaagaaaaaaatacctacaAAAATAGCACATAGGCCAGTGTGCTGGTACATAGTCATTGCTCCATTGCACCGATGTGATTATACCAAAGGAGCAAAATTAACATCTGTTTTATGTATGGGATAGTGCATCTTAAATTCTGCTTCTGCCTGGATCAGAACATGTAACAGattttgtttcaggaaaacaaCCAGTGCGTAAATAATTGACAGAGATACCTGGTTACTAATGTCTCAGTGTTGGCCGCTATGCCATTTTGGAAGTCAGTAAGACTGCAGGCTTCCCTTTTTCTGCATGTACAATGTGAGCATCACTCTTGAGATGGAAAAATGCAGAACGTTTTAGCTAGGAGAAACTATTTAGATAATGAGAACTAACAATGTATAGCCAAGCATTAGACAGAAACCACCTGGCCTTGGCCTGCAAGGTCTACTCCTCAGGTAAGAACCCATCTTAACTGGCTTTGTGATCACTGATGTGTATGACTCAGATTTTTGTGccaaaggtaaaaagttcatTGCAAGGAAGACTCAGAGCCTTAATCCTGAAAGCTCCTGCCTACAATTACCAGGTAGTAGTGTGCATGCTGAGGTGGGTGGAGACATGTTAATAGCTGATCTGAATAACTTCTTTTATGCATATGCATGTTTCTGTAATACATACCTCTAACTTTGATTAATAAACAGTCGCTTGCGTGTGCGAGAATTAGGAGTAGAGATCCCTCTTGCACCCGGTGCCATAATAAACATACGTGCTTTATAACCTCCTGTGGGTTGCAGTTTGTTTCCGCATGTCACTTTCATGGAATGCACAGAAAAGTGCAAAGCTGAAACACCTTTCAGCTATCTGGTGTCCATATAATCACATGCTAAAACTGTGCTGTAATAACTTAAAAGCTGAAGAGTTTCTGTCACacataaggaagaaaatcagaacGTGTTTGTTTACTTTTGTTGGGGCAGACACGTAACAGGCAAAGCATACTGACAGTGTATCTCcatggtatggtatggtatggcatggcatggcatggtATTCATCAGCTGAGGATCTACTCCAGCAAATCTTTATCCATATGCACCTGAGCTGGTATGGTCTTAATCAGCAGCAAGCATGTACCTGTGTCAGGTTACAGACTTACAGGCTAATCATCATAAACACAAAGACACCGAGGAAGGAATTCAGTAACTTGAGCAGCGTAAGGAGAAGCAAGTTGCTATTCTTAAGTCTTTCAGAGAAGGGCGATCACCCTGTTGCCTTGGGATGAAATGCACCGAGATGGATCGAGGAAACAATTTCTGATGGCTATTACTACCGGGGCCGCCACCTTCGCATCCGGGGCTAACGCCTCCGGCTCCCGGCCGCCGCTAAACTCCTCCCACGCAGCGTCTTCCCGGGCTCCCAGCAGGAGCCCCGAGCTGCCTCCCGCCGCGCCGccggcagcagcagggagggcgGAGAACGGCGAGAAGCCGCAGACCTAGTCCGCGCATGCGCCTGGGGCCCTACCGCTCTCCCGGGGCGGGGCCCGCGTTCCGTAGCGACACGGGGAGGCGATGCCGAGGGTTGGGGGGTGGCTGCTGGCCTTGCAGCTGGTGGGGCTGGCCGTCTGCAGCGTCGGCACTCCGTCTGCCGCCGGGATGGCTGCGGAGGCCGCGCACCGTGCTGCTCCCCGAGGAGCCTCTCGCCGAGCCCCCGCTGCCAGCGCGCGGCGGGCCGAGCCTCGGGTCTCTGCCGCTGGTCCCCGCCGGGCCGGTCTCGCCCCGCCGCTCCTCCACCGGACCCCGCGAGCCGCCCCCCACGGCTTCCCCGACCGCCGCTCCCGAGCCGACGCCTGCGGCCTGCGCGATATCGGCAGCAGCAGGTGGGCGGGGGCCTGGAGGTGAAAGCTTGGGTGAGGTGCGGTCCTGAGCggggctgggaggagctggCCTACGCGGACACGGAGTTTCTTCGCCTCTTTCTGCTTCGCGGGGTTTCAGAGTGATTTCTAAATATACGAGTATCAACCAAGTTACTGCATTGATGAGCGGGGCTTTCTGTACATATTAATGCAAATTGCACAGTCACTCGTGTAAGATGATGAAAACTAATAATGTGTTGCTGACATTTAGCAATGTAAGATGgccttttcttttcagatctGTGCGTCTAGTGTGTGTAGAAAGATCACTCGTGTTCAGAAATAACACCCCTTATCCTACTCATACCATTGCTATTTCTGGTGGGCATGATTTGCTGTTCTGTGTGCAGCTGGATGATCGTAAGTAAGCTTTCTTTCCACACAATTTATAGATTAACTCTGCTCAGGAAATCTTTTTAAATAGTCATATATTATAGTTGTTAATTATTTGGCCTGTGAAAattccagggagacctcagtGAACCAGGGTCTCCGCACCAAAGACAGAATAAAATTGTTGCACTCAGGTTAAGTGGAGGGTCTGGCTAACAAATCATCCTTCATCAATTGCTTCTGTATCTGAGGTACCTCATTCGGTTTGCTGCATTAGAGCAGCAAAACCAGGGTGCTGTTTCAAATACACTACTATTATCCTGTTAAGAAAATGGTTTCTTATAGTTTCTTGGAttctttatttcatgttttcatgcTTTCTGCTGGCAATGATTTTTCTCTAGTAATCATTTACCCTTGTTGGGCATGCTGCTAACACTTTTTAGTGGCTGATTTGACTGCTTGACTAACACTGTATTCAGATACAGACCAGCTTTTATTTATGCTTGGTGCTCTGTACTTCAGAGGATCAGCTCTGTTCTAGaacagcagaattatttttgtttggtttttgttctccTCACCCCGCCCAACATACTAGACAACCTAAATTCTTTTCGGTATTACTGTAATCGAGGATAGTGTCACTGACTCCTGTGCATGATCTATAGCATGATCTATAATCTTCAAATCttgaaagatgtttttatttgagTACTTGAAAAAGTTTCTTGTTCAAAGAAGTTCCTTAGGATGAGTCTTTGTAGTATGTCCTTAATAATATGCTATTTTATGATGCAGTGTTTTAgcagtaataatttaaaacaacattGTATTGATTCTGAAAACTAGTGGGTGAGGAAGGCATCACTCTGCCATACCAACAGGAAGTGTGGAGTTTTTAAGATATCTTTtcttgtcacagtttaacactggcctagcaattaaaccatgacagttgctctctattaatccccctctcctccctgataaagaaaggagagagaattagggagagagacttatgggttggaaactaaactgcacaactttaatgaaacagtaatgataaataggaaaaattactaaatatatacaaatatacaggaaaattgataccacgttccttcccccttcctgccaataactctcacgtcaccaccgaggctgcagggcagccctgggaaagtccaggctggactcctggggtcaggagcagtcaggagctggaggcaggaacacacagattctgGCTtgcatggatcaggaccacaggcagacgaatggacggaATCcctccaggatgctgaagcaaacagggacaggagaaaaagggggagcaggaaggggtttgaccctcgtgatccctcaaatttataccgaatatgatgtgtatgggatggaatactctggtcaattttggccatctgtcttgtctgttcctcagaactgaggaGAGTCCTTGGTTCTGCGTACCAGTCTCTAGAAGTAACTATAAGCGCgaagtgttatcagtcctagaagcagacactgtttgagaaacttgctgttaattgcaggaagtgcagctacttacaagagacttagctgaaagcaaaagtacaagacagaaaattacctttatcctggcccaaaccaggacaattcCCTATTCATACTCACTCTGAATGcatttaatgtttattttagtgGACTCACATATCAGCAGTGTTTTGTCATTAAAAAGTTATGTGATGCCTAATTTGGGCATCTTGCAGAAATTAGAGCACATATTAGGATACTTGTCTTAAACAGTTTTCAAGCTTTTTTGAAAGACACATTTGTGTATAAATACCTGTTCTCCATGAAATAGTACAAACGAATACTCATTACAGCATCCTGTTCTTAGCTCCTATGAGCACGCTAGCAGTGCTACTATGGATTGATTAATACAAGGTACTATCTAGCTTATAATTACTgaaattgttctttttaaatattggCACAGTATTTACTTCTTTATTAGATCTATCTTTTCTATGAGTTTCATAttgtcatatttttaattatttttattttctccaacCTTTAGCAAAGCTGAACTATTTCATACAGCCACAGGATATAAAAGAATCTGAGTTTTTAAAGTTCTTAAAGAAGTATGGCAGACACTTTTTCTTAGCATCATCACAAGTCCAGCCATCATTCTCTTCCTTTTACCGGGTGAgttgaaagaaaacagctgtCAGTTCACAGGTGCGTTTTTACTAAAGCTGTCTGTTAAGAAATTGAATGACAAGAGAttgaaaaattcttatttttctaccTATAATCTTTCTTATCTCTcaattctgttccttttttttgcgTAAAAagtttctgattatttttcttgtgtttaaaaGTTTGGACAATCCTTTGGACAAAACTGGCTGTAGACTGAGGAGAAGTGTTAAGTTTGCCTCTGTGCCCTGATGTCATCACCTTGCATTTTGTGATTTCTCCAAACTATCTTTTCAGGCTGGTGATCCAATCCTAATTTACTTCGATTCATCGTCTGTACTGAGCACGCTAAGACAGCCAATAGAAATGGGAGCTGGTGGACTTTGTGTTGATGGAAATCCTGCTGGTTAGTAAAGGCAGAAGAATGTCTTAGGatgctttgcttctctttttatctGATGTTATATCTTAACTCAGGCTTCCTGGAGAGTAGAAGCACAAGCTGTACTCGATTTTTTGCCAATTTGAGCAAGAGCTGCACTACTGACCCTGCCCTAGATGCTGCCTCCTACTACCGTGACTTCTCTGTGCTAAAGGTGTGTGTCCTCTTGCCCCCTTtgctcagtgtctttcttgCTTGATGTTCCATTGCACCTTCAGCTGACTGGAAAACTAAAGGTCATCTGGTGTGTCATCCCTGATCACGTTTTTGACAGTTTGTCAAAGTATTTCTATCTGTTCCTTCAACTTGATCAATCAAGCAGTGCATGTTACTGGTAAAGAATGAGGGTTTGTTTTACATAGTATGTTACTTCTAAAATTGTTCCGAAGGCCAGTTATCAGTATtagttttatttacatttatggATTGAATTCCATATAAATTTCTCTGTTATTTATCCTGGCAGTAATTTAGTCAATTTAGTGTTCTGGGTTCATCATGTTGGTCTTACTGAATTTTATAATGAAGATATCTCCTGTTGCCTTCTAGAGTTTTTCTGGTGCTCCAGGATAAAAAAGTGTAAATATTAACACCCAATTAAGATTAGTGACTCTGTTTGCCCTTTTATTGGAAATATAAATCTATATAACTTTTATATAATGTCAGAGAGTCTTGTGATAAAATTTAACTTGTGTTTTCAGGGTACATTTTGTCACTGTGCCCaaaacttaatttttccttaaatggAAGCTGAAGTAATTACTGGGTACCAGAAGGGGGAGCTCCAGGCATGGATcagaaatgctgacattttaaagTATGTGCCTTCTGCAGGTCATTAGCTGGGACAGgattagatttattttctgatgttctaaaaatgctttctccggattatttctgtgctttctagATCACAGATGGATGACAAGTTTTACACctctgaaataaacaaaatagtTTTTGTCAATATAGTATGTAGGCTCCGTTTAGTGATGTTTTTGTTACTATAGGCACTCGCAGACCCATGCGAAAATATGGTTTTTGCTGTTAtattttggcttggtttttttttttcccaggtccCAGTTAATGATGCCATTATGCAGTCCATGAAGGTTAGTCTGTATTGccaatgaaaattatttttgcttctgaaataaGATGTAT
Protein-coding regions in this window:
- the TCTN3 gene encoding tectonic-3 isoform X3 — translated: MPRVGGWLLALQLVGLAVCSVGTPSAAGMAAEAAHRAAPRGASRRAPAASARRAEPRVSAAGPRRAGLAPPLLHRTPRAAPHGFPDRRSRADACGLRDIGSSRSVRLVCVERSLVFRNNTPYPTHTIAISGGHDLLFCVQLDDPKLNYFIQPQDIKESEFLKFLKKYGRHFFLASSQVQPSFSSFYRAGDPILIYFDSSSVLSTLRQPIEMGAGGLCVDGNPAGFLESRSTSCTRFFANLSKSCTTDPALDAASYYRDFSVLKVPVNDAIMQSMKVKVTPVAPPGAPHMKDNSCNNVVSETRALSHILPRSGNPGYITGAPLLIANSGAVQHMSILHSEGDGSCSQFLRHTVHFGRNMRTGCKLSLSQILEESNCSYIQHKLYKAFQGMDRAEDLAITGSAHSTRAEEWTTILIQNCSVEAVNCTSCCVVPMTLEIQILWTWVGLLSNPQAQILRARYLYQCYPMKFLSSSMVPLTTIVTFTDITKWPEPPRGQPQMHWKLPFDIFYPFKVALNLERSYRGDLAGYFLLILIISSILWF